The DNA sequence GCGATAGCTAGATTTTTTGCTTCTTTTACATTAATACAACCATGGCTGAAGGTTCTTTTTTCAAAATCGAATAACGTTTTTGCCGGTGTGTCGTGCATATAAATATCTTCAGGGTTAGGGAAAATAAATTTCACCAATCCAAGAGAGTTTTCAGAACCCGGTTTTTGTCTCACCTGACCATTTACCATTTCCATATTATGATCGGCCAGATAGTTTTTATCAGCGGCCATTTTTAATTTTAATTCGTTGTCAACAATACTTTGTGGTACAGTCCAATATGGGCTAAAAACAATTCGGTCGATGTTACCGCTAAAGATTGATGTTTTAGTCAATGCTGAACCCACAAATACGCGGGATGCTAAGGCTGTTTTTCCGTTTTTCACATATACCAATTCAAAAGAAGGCACATTAACCATGATATATTCTTTGTCTTTGATCAATTTTGGAGAAATCCAACGGCAACGTTCCATATTAACCGTCAATATTTTGATTTTATCGGCAATAGGCGTGTTCATGTCTTTAATATGTTCCTCGGCCAGAATGTAGTTAGGTTTAAAACCGTTTCTTAATTTATATTTCATTACAGCATCCATCAGTTCTCTGTCATACACATTACTTTTAGAATCCTGTTTTAAATCCCCCATAACCATCAATCGTGTTCTCACCTGAGCTATTGTATTCGAAACAGCATCAGGACGTAAATCTTTATAAGGAGTTTCTGTTCTAATTGGTGTCCATGTACCGTCTTTTTCGATCTGTCTGTATTTTTCCAGAGCGCCTTGTAATTTATAATACTGATCAAAAAGCAGTTCGTCATTTTTCTCCAGTAAAGCAGGATTTACAATAAGAGAATCTAATAAAGTTTCATAAGACAATTGTTTTTTAGGTAGAAGCCAACCGGTTTTTTTTACCGTTTCTGCATCTAGTCCTTCATAAACCTGGCTCATATAGATAATGTAAGCAGCACTTAACAACAGATCAGAATCGGATTTCGAAGGTCTTTCTTTCGCTTTTTTGTTGAAAATTTTATCAATTTCATTTTCGTAAGGAATTTCAATTTCTAATCCTTCTTCATGTGTTGATTTTAATTTTTGGTGTAACAACTGGCCAAATTCATTGATTTTATTGTCTTCAAACCAAATCGATTCATACGATCTGTTTTTGTACAAGGCCACCACTTTGTTTTGGTATTTTTTTAAATCGGTATATCTTTTAAAAAAGTCATTTAGTACCTCATTATCTACTAAAGGATCAGAATTAGTTGAAAAGGCAGAAGGAAGATCCTGTGATTTCTTATTTTCTGTAGGGTCATTTTTTTTCAAATCAAAGGAAGAAGTTATTAAACCAGTGAATAGAATGATGGTGAAGAGATATATTGTTTTCATTGCATTAAATTTTTACGTTACTACTTAAGTTTGAAAAGTCGTGGTAAAAATTTGGGGTTTTTCTACACTACTAAATTATGTATTATGTTGTTTTTCAAGTTGTTGTATTTCTTTTAAATGTTTCGAAATTACCATGTCCTGTAGGTTAATATACCTTATATACGTAGAAAGTTTAAATTGTTACCCCTCGATTAAAAAAAAACGATTTTTTTTGTTAACATAAAGCTATCAAAGTGATCAAATATTAAAATAATTTGTAAATTGCTCCTCTAAAATTATCATATTCATAAAATGGAACAACAAATACCATATATTCCTAAAAATAAAGTAAGAATTGTAACTGCAGCTTCACTTTTTGACGGACATGACGCTGCGATCAATATTATGCGACGTATTATTCAGTCAACCGGTGTTGAGGTGATTCATTTAGGTCACGACCGTAGTGTTGAAGAAGTTGTAAATACCGCCATTCAGGAAGATGCCAATGCGATCGCAATGACGTCTTATCAAGGAGGACACAATGAATATTTTAAATATATGTATGATTTGCTTCACGAAAAAGGAGCAGGACATATTAAGATTTTTGGTGGTGGTGGTGGTGTAATTCTGCCAAGTGAAATTTCAGAATTACATGAATATGGAATTACAAGAATCTATGCTCCGGATGATGGCCGTTCTTTGGGACTACAAGGAATGATTAATGATTTGGTGCAACAAGCAGATTTTCCGATTGGAGATAAACTAAACGGAGAAATTGATCATATCGAAAGTAAAAATCCAACCGCAATTGCGCGTTTGATTTCTGCCGCAGAAAATTTCCCTGAAATTGCAAAACCTGTTTTTGATCAG is a window from the Flavobacterium cupriresistens genome containing:
- a CDS encoding L,D-transpeptidase family protein, whose protein sequence is MKTIYLFTIILFTGLITSSFDLKKNDPTENKKSQDLPSAFSTNSDPLVDNEVLNDFFKRYTDLKKYQNKVVALYKNRSYESIWFEDNKINEFGQLLHQKLKSTHEEGLEIEIPYENEIDKIFNKKAKERPSKSDSDLLLSAAYIIYMSQVYEGLDAETVKKTGWLLPKKQLSYETLLDSLIVNPALLEKNDELLFDQYYKLQGALEKYRQIEKDGTWTPIRTETPYKDLRPDAVSNTIAQVRTRLMVMGDLKQDSKSNVYDRELMDAVMKYKLRNGFKPNYILAEEHIKDMNTPIADKIKILTVNMERCRWISPKLIKDKEYIMVNVPSFELVYVKNGKTALASRVFVGSALTKTSIFSGNIDRIVFSPYWTVPQSIVDNELKLKMAADKNYLADHNMEMVNGQVRQKPGSENSLGLVKFIFPNPEDIYMHDTPAKTLFDFEKRTFSHGCINVKEAKNLAIAMLKDYPEWTTDRINKAMEGKEETTFKLANKVPIYICYFTSWVNESGEISFFRDVYEKDDDLNKIMYQESVAFNN